TTTACTACGGGGAGATTAAAGTTGTAAAAGCAACAGGTGAATATCATGCTATCCCACGAACCGGTCCTCGCCGAACAAGCTAAAACCTGGAAATTCCTGGAGCTATGGGTGGATCCAGTACTGTTTCCGCCCAAAATCCTTATGTTGATTGGTGACCAGGATGGGACTTGCCGAATTTTTAGCCCCGGCGCTAATTACAAATTAGTAGTTGCTCACTCAAATTATGAAGCAGCAAGAGAATGGCTGCTTGAGGATGAATATGAACGGGTTCAAGGCCAACTTCTAGCAGAAGAAGTTCTTTGATTACTTGCAAGTGACGGAGGTTGCTTAGCAGTGACTATGTAGCATAACAACCCCAATGCACCTGACCATTGAAAGTTTGTCAGTCAGTACTCAAGGGTTACTGCGACGGGTGATTGGGCGTTAGTGCGATCGCCGCCCTCGTAGTTGGGTTGAGGTAACAAAACCCAACTTTAATGCTTATTAAACTCCAAGATCATCCTCAAATAAAACGACGTTTTCCGCACCCCAATCAATATCATAAAACCCATCTCAACATATCGATGAAAGCTCGAAAAAAGCCAATCTCTCGGTCGATTTACAAATCGATAATGCATTGGGTTGTAATGAATATGGAATGCGCTCCGTAGGAGAGTAACCATTTCAGAAACATGGAATAACGTTTGCCGTTGATAGGTGACAACCGTAAAAAAGTAAGTGCCATCCGGTGTGGTTGCTCGGCGGTAGCGTATTGTATTGCCCAATGTATTGATAGAGTATGGACAATTTGATGGAATTCTAACGGTTGATGAGGTTGGGTTGAACAACGTGAAACCCAACCTACTGGGGCTGCTAGGACGATCGCACTGGGAACATTAGGCCGCGTGAACAATGAGATGAGCCCACAAGCGACCATTCAGTTTTGCGATAGCAAGTCCCAAATAAATAAGTAGACTTAACCCTGGTATCCAAACCCGTTACTCATTGATAAGGTACTGATGATTCAGAGAAGCTCATTGCTTTTGCTAGAATACAACACAAAGGCTTTATGCCCTAGGAGATCACCCAAATGGCAATAGTTGTTACCCTTAGCCCTGAATTAGAGGCGTTGCTGCTTGACAAAGCTGCTCGGCGAGGTCAAGATGTGAGCCTTGTTGCGTCTGAATTGTTAGCTAGTATCTTAGAGTGGGAAGAGCAGGATTCAGAAGAGGCCATCAAGGGTATTCAGCAAGGGTTAGACGATTTTGAGTCAGGAAAATTCCGGTCTTTTCAAGATTTTGCTGAAGAGAAACGCAGCAAATACAATCTGCCAGCCGATTCATGAAATATCGCATCGAAATTTCAAGCGTGGCAGAGGCTGAAGCAGATGGTGCATTTCTAAGGTTGTCCAAAGTTACCTCTCCTGCAAAGGCAAGCCAATGGTATTCAGGGTTATTACAAGCAATTGAGTCTTTGTCTCAAATGCCTAAACGCTGCCCATTAGCGCGAGAGGATGAGTATTTTAGCCGAGAGATTCGCCAGTTACTTTACGGGCGGGGGCGTAACTCATACCGAATCCTTTTTACTGTTTTGGAGGGGCAAAACACGTCAACGGCTCGCATTCTCCACATCCGTCACGCATCACAGCAAACGATTGGTGAAGACTCTGAAAAACCCGACGCAACCTAACAACCCGGTTGGAGCGGACTGACAAGAGAGCTTGGTTAGGTTACAAAGGTTACTAGCAGCTGCTCAACCGGAACGTTAGGCCTGTCGGGGGACAGAACGTCAGGGTTGGCATCTGGGGAAATAGCAAAGGGCTGTATTGATGCCATTTCCTTCTGAATATCAACGGGCAACGGATCACTTCTGTGCCTTCCTGACGGAGGTTCGTGATCGCTGCGGCTATGGGAGCTCTCATCAAGCCTATACCACCGTACAGGGGGTGTTTCAGGTATTCCGGTGCCGATTGAGTCTCGCAGATGCCATCAGATTCGCAGGCGCACTCCCCGTCGGCATGAGAGCGCTGTTCATTGCCGATTGGGATCCAGATGAAGAGCGGCTACCGTTCATTGACCATGCTCAGATGAACTGTGAAGTCAGTCAGCTCCGCTCAGAGCACAACTTCTCTACAAGGACTGCTATCGAAGAAGTCGCAACTTGCTTATGGCTGCATGTCGATCGTGAGAAACTCGAAGCTGTCTTGGCGAAGCTCCCAACTGCGGCAGCTGACTTTTGGTCCCCGGTGTGAGAGTTAGGTAGGATGGGCGACTCTATGACAAGACCCTTCAGCAAAGAATGAGTTCCTTAGGTCGCCCACCAACGCTGCAAAAAGCTAGGCATTGAATAGAGAACCCGTAGTGATTATCTTGTTCGAAATCTTTGTTAACCCACACCCAAACTACAATGCCACTGCTGAAAACATGGTGGGCAAACAAAGCTTATAGGCACTAGCGAGGGGTGTCTAAGCTGTCGCGCATTTAAAGTACATTAACAGCGTTTCCCTTATTCTTGAGCTTGCGGTCCCACTTTATAATCAACTCTCCCTCATTGAGTAGCTTATTTACCAGAGCCTCAAGGACTCTCCTGTCGGCACTGGTTTCTCAAGAGGTGATGCAATGAAATCCTTGTGTCGTCAAGATTTCGTAGGTTGAGATCACGTGGTTACAGTATCCCATAGCCATGGCTGGTGTCGTCTTTTTGCCGAGCCCCCAATGGGGACGTACCCAGTTGTGAATCAAGCGCTGAACATCTAACACTCTCTGCAAGGCGTCCACCTTTTTGGCGTAGAGATTTTGGCGTCTTCGGTAGGCACTGGCTCGTCGTCGCAAGGCTGCATTCTGGGCTTCATTATGGTTGGCATGCACCTCCGATGGCGGGCTGATGGCCGTGAAAGGGTGCTCTGTTTTCACCCACTCAATCCGACGCCTACCTTGGGAACCCTTGATTTTCATCGCCACTTCCAGCCCTGCTCGCCACACTTTGCGTTTGCCGTAGGCACGAGGAACCTCGGTGGCTTTCAGCCAGAGGCTAGCCCATCGCCACAAGGTCGTGCCGTAGCGGCGTTCCCCATCGGTAAACCATCGGATAAAGTGGGCAGGGCTAGCCCATTGCCAAGCCTTTGAAGTGCTTTCGTCAAACAGGGAGGACTGTTTTTCCCCGCCACTGCCGTCACCCAGTACCGGCTGTTCCGTTCGATGAAGTGAGCTCTCCAGCCCTCTGATTCAGAGGGGGGGAAGGTTCTCGCCCACGCGAGTGTAGACTTCGTCGCCTTCGAGGGTGACCTCACTGGCCTCGGGAGCGGGGGGTGACCAGTGTCCGCTATGGGCTGCTAGACGCCGTTCCCAGCTAATAATCGTGGCATGGGATTTGCCAAAGGAGCGTCCAGTGGCCCGCACTCCTAAGCCCTCTGTCCGCACATTGATAGCCGCAGAGACCATTGATGCGAGGGTTCGCAGGCGAGCCAGCGGGGTGTGAGTGCGGGCGTTAAATCGCTTGCCACAGTCTCGACAGAGATAACGTTGCCGAGTGGATTGGTCTTTCAAACGGGCAGTCCCGTTTTTGACGGTCTTCTGACTTTGACAGTGGGGGCATCTCATGGGTTACAAGCTTTGCAGTGATATCATTCTAGCCGTCACCCTTTAGCAAACCAGTGCCGCGGTGTTAGTTAGGCCATAAAAGTCGCGATAAGTTCATCTGAACCACCGTCGAACCTCGAGTGATGGTAGAACCTATCCGCCAGATTATCGATAACCTCTACCGCACGGAGTCGCGGCGGATCTTTGCTACCCTGATTCGCCTGCTAGGCAACTTCGATCTGGCCGAAGAAGCCCTACACGATGCCTTCGCGGTAGCGACAGAACAATGGCCCCAGCAGGGGGTACCTGCGAATCCTAGAGCTTGGTTGATATCTACCGGTCGCTTCAAAGCCATTGACACCCTGCGGCGGCGAACCCGCTTTGATGCTTCCCTGGCAGGACTGGCCGCGCAGTTCGACTCCGCAACCAACCTGCCCAAGATCACCGATGATAGCTCGGTGGAAGATGACCGTCTGCGGCTGATCTTTACCTGCTGCCATCCGGCCCTATCGCCAGAGGCCCAGGTGGCGCTGACTCTGCGGGAAGTGTGTGGCCTCACTACTGAGGAAATAGCCCATGCCTTCCTGATGTCACCTGCGACGCTGGCCCAGCGGATTGTGCGGGCCAAGGCCAAGATTCGAGATGCCAAAATTCCCTATCAAGTGCCATCGGGCCCAGAGCTGCCAGAGCGATTGGAGACCGTGCTCCAGGTCATTTATCTGATATTTAACGAGGGGTATGCCGCCGCCTCTGGACCGTCGCTGACCCGGGCCAATCTTTCTGAGGAAGCGATTCGACTGGGGCGATTGTTGATGGCACTGCTGCCCAGTTCTGAGGTGATCGGCCTGCTGGCCCTAATGCTGCTGCAGGAGTCGCGGCGAGAGGCTCGCACGTCTCCTGAGGGCGATCTAATTTTATTGGAGGATCAGGACCGTGCCCTCTGGAACGTTAATTACATTGCCGAAGGTCGCGAGCTGGTGCAGCAGGTGCTGGCGGCAGGACGGGTTGGAGTGTACACCGTACAGGCTGCGATCGCAGCTATCCATGCCGAGGCTCCCAGCACCACCGCCACCGCCTGGAACCAAATTGTCACCTGGTATGACATCCTGTTGCAGCTTCATCCTTCCCCCGTGGTCGAGCTAAACCGAGCCGTGGCCGTGGCAATGCGCGATGGCCCCGTCGAAGGCCTGCAGTTAGTCGACACTCTTCTGAAACAAGGTCAGTTGAACAACTATCACCTGGCCCATGCGGCTCGGGCCGATCTCTGCCGACGGTTGGGCAAAACCACCGCCGCCAGGGATGCCTATCAGCAAGCCCTGACCCTGGTGAAGCAAGACCCCGAACGTCGTTTCCTTGAAAAGCGCCTGCAGGAACTGGGTCGAACCGACGCAAGCCCTCTCCCCAACGGTCTCATACTCAAAAACCCATACGAATTAGGAGATTTCACGATGAAAGTCATGGTTTTAGTCAAAGCCACGGCTGATTCAGAAGCCGGAGTCATGCCCACTGAGGAGATCCTGACCGCCATGGGCCAGTTCAATGAAGAACTGGTGAAAGCAGGTGTCATGTTGGCTGGCGAAGGGTTGCATCCCAGCTCGAAAGGGGTGCGAGTGCAGTGCTCAGGCAAACATCGCACCATCATTGATGGGCCATTTACCGAAACTAAAGAACTCATTGCCGGGTTCTGGATCTGGCAGGTGCAATCTATGGCAGAGGCGATTGACTGGATCAAGCGTAGCCCCTTTCAAGATGGCGAAATCGAGCTCCGTCCTGTATTTGAAGCAGACGACTTTGGCGATGCCTTTACTCCCGAACTGCGGGCACAAGAAGATCGTCTGCGGGCTGAGATGGAAAAGCAGGGATAAAGTTAGCACCGTCCCCATCCCAGATTGCAATGGCTGGATTGTTTCACTGAATACAGTTTATGAACCATATTGCCCACTGGTCTAGCCTTCTGGTTACAGGTACCCGTAACTCAGTTCTACTGCCATTGCGACGACGGTCAAGCGACAAGCAGTCGATACAACTGGCTTCAAGGGATCGCCACGGCGGCCAGTCGCGTGTCACAACCGGCCCGTGATAGTCGCCCAGTGGGTTCCAGCGTGAAAGTCAGCAACGGACCAGAACGGACCTTCAAGTGTCGTCGCCCCAATCGCCGGTGACGTGGCGAAGTCGAGGCCATTGTACCAGGCGCACCCTCCCGGGATTCCCAGCAGGGTGCCGAAGGAGAGGGGCAATCCCTGGCACCGGGGGCGGACGGAGGCGGTGGTGGTGATGATGCTCGCCCCTCGGCGCAAGTACGTAGCCGCGAAATCGCTGCCGAACGCGTTCGAGTTGCAGCCGACCGACCGCGCTGTGGCGTTGCGGGTGAACCAACAACGGCGGGGGAACAAGCCAATCTCGGCCTGTTCGAAGGTCGGAGCCGGTTCTTCTGGCAGGAGAGTAGACGGTGTGAAACTGGCCACTGCTCCACCCCACATTGAGTTTCCCCCGGCGTGACCGAAGATCAGGAAGTCTTGGATCGGTGTCGAGGTTGAGCCGTTGCTGGCGGCAGATTCGATGTCAATGTCGGGGTCGCCGCTGGGGCTTGACACCGCCCCCGGATAAAAACGACTTGCGATCGCAGCGTCCCGCCACTGGCTGGCTGGATCGAAGAGATGAATCCGGAGCGTGACGCCAGTGGTAGCCGTCAGGTTCGAGACGTCAAACTCGTCACCTCGCCAGATCACGAGGGGATAGCGGCTCCCAGTCGCGGCGGGAGACTGCATCCGCACTGGCCGAATGCAGGGCCAGTTGCGCCCGGATCCGGTAATCGATCGGGAGAGTCCCCAGAGGGTATCGGCATCACTATCGCTCACCGCAGTGTTGCCAGTGACGCTCCAGCGTTGAACCATCGGCGTGGGGCGCCCGCTGCCGTCCCTGGCAGTGCCCTGCTGGACGACATGGGTCAGCTCATGAACTAAGAGGCGTTTTCCCCGCGCTGTCTGCGGGGCGTACTCTCCGGCCCCGAAGACAATATGACGCCCCATGGTAAAGGCGCGGGCGTTGATCTCTCTAGCAGCCTGTGCCGATCGAGCCCCCGTGTGTAACCGAACTTGGCTGAAATCGTGGCCGAAGTGCGGCTCGACGACTCCTCTAATATCACGAGATAAAGGCTGACCACTGCCTGTCATTGAGTCAACGAGCGCTTCCATCCTGGGGCCGCTCCCGGACGCATGCTTTGCCTCGCCCCCCTTAGGCTTCATAGAGGCCCATTGGTTCCCCACGTTGCGCGACTGGCATTGCGGGCAGCCGCCACCGCAGGCACAAGCACGCTGCAGCCTCGGTCCAGAATCACCCATGATCCTGATCGGCCACTCGGTCTGCTGCCCGCTCGAAAAGGTCTCCTGGGGGGTTAACCGTCAGCGTTGGCTGGATCTGTATAGGGGATGGGCTTATCGGTATCCGGCTGCAAGCTGGGACAGTCCCAGACAG
This portion of the Halomicronema hongdechloris C2206 genome encodes:
- a CDS encoding type II toxin-antitoxin system RelE/ParE family toxin — encoded protein: MKYRIEISSVAEAEADGAFLRLSKVTSPAKASQWYSGLLQAIESLSQMPKRCPLAREDEYFSREIRQLLYGRGRNSYRILFTVLEGQNTSTARILHIRHASQQTIGEDSEKPDAT
- a CDS encoding DUF2267 domain-containing protein codes for the protein MPFPSEYQRATDHFCAFLTEVRDRCGYGSSHQAYTTVQGVFQVFRCRLSLADAIRFAGALPVGMRALFIADWDPDEERLPFIDHAQMNCEVSQLRSEHNFSTRTAIEEVATCLWLHVDREKLEAVLAKLPTAAADFWSPV
- a CDS encoding eCIS core domain-containing protein is translated as MEALVDSMTGSGQPLSRDIRGVVEPHFGHDFSQVRLHTGARSAQAAREINARAFTMGRHIVFGAGEYAPQTARGKRLLVHELTHVVQQGTARDGSGRPTPMVQRWSVTGNTAVSDSDADTLWGLSRSITGSGRNWPCIRPVRMQSPAATGSRYPLVIWRGDEFDVSNLTATTGVTLRIHLFDPASQWRDAAIASRFYPGAVSSPSGDPDIDIESAASNGSTSTPIQDFLIFGHAGGNSMWGGAVASFTPSTLLPEEPAPTFEQAEIGLFPRRCWFTRNATARSVGCNSNAFGSDFAATYLRRGASIITTTASVRPRCQGLPLSFGTLLGIPGGCAWYNGLDFATSPAIGATTLEGPFWSVADFHAGTHWATITGRL